Proteins from a genomic interval of Leifsonia shinshuensis:
- a CDS encoding ROK family protein: MPKGANLPAIAAFNETVVLDAVRRSEGGLSRVELASVTGLSAQTVTNVTRRLLGQGLIREAGKQSEGSPGKPRTLLRLDPAGAYAVGVHLDPTVITCVLLDLEGEVVEHVRQPAPPDGDAKATLAVVVDAIRAVLATPGADPSRVIGVGVAAPGPIDAETGVVVRPPLVPGWNDFHLRDELTAATGLPSLVAKDVISAAVAERWRDPTGASKDYAFIYYGTGAGIGLVLGGEVYTGSTDNAGDAGHVLVEPGGALCACGRRGCWGESVRPQRLVLQGLWAGVLPAPDGEQVADGVDLDLDVDTVDALFTRLTEAADAGDERAAAIIDRSIRNTAFYLSNLTALLDLDRVVFGGPSWSRVEHRYLDQLPERLAEIDMGILTHPVLLEGSAVGDDVAAVGAACLVLNETFSPRVGRG; the protein is encoded by the coding sequence GTGCCCAAGGGAGCGAACCTCCCGGCGATCGCCGCGTTCAACGAGACCGTCGTGCTCGACGCCGTGCGGCGCTCGGAGGGCGGGTTGAGCCGTGTCGAGCTGGCGTCGGTCACGGGGCTGTCCGCCCAGACCGTGACGAACGTGACCCGCCGGCTGCTGGGCCAGGGGCTGATCCGGGAGGCCGGCAAGCAGAGCGAGGGGAGCCCGGGAAAGCCGCGCACCCTGCTGCGCCTCGATCCGGCCGGCGCCTACGCGGTCGGCGTGCACCTCGACCCCACCGTCATCACGTGCGTGCTGCTCGATCTGGAGGGTGAGGTGGTCGAGCACGTGCGCCAGCCCGCGCCTCCCGACGGCGACGCGAAGGCGACGCTCGCGGTCGTCGTCGACGCCATCCGGGCGGTCCTCGCGACGCCGGGCGCGGACCCGTCGCGCGTCATCGGGGTCGGCGTCGCAGCGCCGGGACCGATCGACGCGGAGACGGGCGTCGTCGTGCGGCCTCCGCTGGTCCCCGGCTGGAACGACTTCCACCTGCGCGACGAGCTCACCGCGGCGACCGGGCTGCCGTCGCTGGTCGCGAAGGACGTCATCAGCGCCGCCGTCGCCGAGCGCTGGCGCGACCCCACCGGCGCCAGCAAGGACTACGCGTTCATCTACTACGGAACCGGCGCCGGCATCGGGCTCGTGCTGGGCGGCGAGGTCTACACCGGGTCGACCGACAACGCGGGCGACGCCGGCCACGTGCTCGTGGAGCCGGGCGGCGCCCTCTGCGCCTGCGGCCGCCGCGGCTGCTGGGGCGAGTCGGTCCGGCCGCAGCGCCTCGTGCTGCAGGGACTCTGGGCGGGCGTCCTGCCGGCGCCGGACGGGGAGCAGGTCGCGGACGGCGTCGACCTCGACCTCGATGTGGACACGGTCGACGCGCTGTTCACCCGGCTGACGGAGGCCGCGGACGCGGGCGACGAGCGCGCAGCCGCGATCATCGACCGGTCCATCCGCAACACGGCGTTCTACCTGTCCAACCTCACAGCATTGCTCGACCTCGACCGGGTCGTGTTCGGCGGCCCGTCCTGGTCGCGCGTCGAACACCGCTACCTCGACCAGCTCCCCGAGCGGCTGGCCGAGATCGACATGGGGATCCTGACCCACCCGGTGCTGCTGGAGGGCAGCGCGGTCGGCGACGATGTCGCGGCGGTGGGGGCGGCGTGCCTGGTGCTGAACGAGACGTTCTCGCCGCGGGTGGGGCGGGGGTGA
- a CDS encoding MarP family serine protease, translated as MVRAVEIVVDVVLLVLAVLAMAAGWSNGAIRAAGALIGLGVGLSLGLLLAPMVVNWMAASGLTGVSQRSIVAAVVLVVCAGVVYALATAAASVIGKVLRHGPIKWLDSLIGAVLGFVTWAVVVWLVAGFAMATSLATVVQAANSSQVVSTLNSIAPIPSSTVLGAVDDALAGAGLPKVFEGGESIKSIGAPDPNIPAAVASSQQSTVTVLASKPACGVDSEGSGWVVQPGRVVTNAHVVAGASSVVVRESGGTTVDRATLVAFDPERDLAVLDVTDLRAPALKLGQNLAAGDPAYAAGYPGDGPFSISPQRVRDQLTARGTDIYQTGAVERQIYSLRGTIRPGNSGGPLLDQGGQVVGVVFARSTVDPQTGYALTLDELRPVLGAVGSAPISSGACSAG; from the coding sequence ATGGTGAGAGCCGTGGAGATCGTGGTCGACGTCGTGCTGCTGGTGCTCGCCGTCCTCGCGATGGCGGCGGGGTGGAGCAATGGTGCGATCCGTGCTGCCGGTGCGCTGATCGGTCTCGGCGTCGGGCTCTCGCTCGGCCTCCTGCTCGCCCCGATGGTCGTGAACTGGATGGCCGCGTCCGGGCTCACCGGCGTCAGTCAGCGCTCGATCGTGGCCGCCGTGGTCCTGGTCGTGTGCGCCGGCGTCGTCTACGCGTTGGCGACGGCCGCGGCGTCCGTCATCGGCAAGGTGCTGCGGCACGGGCCGATCAAGTGGCTGGACTCGCTGATCGGCGCCGTCCTCGGCTTCGTCACCTGGGCCGTCGTCGTCTGGCTCGTCGCCGGCTTCGCGATGGCGACCAGCCTCGCGACGGTCGTCCAGGCCGCGAACTCGTCGCAGGTCGTCTCGACGCTCAACAGCATCGCGCCGATCCCCTCCTCGACCGTGCTCGGGGCCGTGGACGACGCCCTCGCCGGCGCCGGCCTGCCGAAGGTCTTCGAGGGCGGCGAGTCGATCAAGAGCATCGGAGCGCCCGATCCGAACATCCCCGCGGCCGTCGCGTCATCGCAGCAGTCGACCGTCACCGTCCTGGCCTCCAAGCCGGCCTGCGGCGTGGACTCCGAGGGCAGCGGCTGGGTGGTCCAGCCGGGCCGTGTGGTCACGAACGCGCACGTCGTCGCCGGCGCCTCGTCGGTGGTGGTGCGCGAGTCCGGCGGCACGACGGTCGACAGGGCGACGCTGGTGGCGTTCGACCCGGAGCGCGACCTCGCCGTCCTCGACGTCACCGACCTCCGCGCCCCCGCGCTGAAGCTCGGCCAGAACCTCGCGGCAGGCGACCCGGCCTACGCCGCCGGCTATCCCGGCGACGGCCCGTTCAGCATCAGCCCGCAGCGCGTCCGCGACCAGCTGACCGCGCGCGGCACCGACATCTACCAGACCGGCGCGGTGGAGCGGCAGATCTACTCGCTGCGCGGGACCATCCGGCCCGGCAACTCCGGCGGCCCGCTGCTCGACCAGGGCGGCCAGGTGGTCGGCGTCGTGTTCGCGCGCTCGACCGTCGACCCGCAGACCGGCTACGCGCTGACCCTGGACGAGCTCCGTCCGGTGCTCGGCGCCGTCGGCTCCGCGCCCATCAGCTCGGGGGCCTGCTCCGCGGGCTGA
- a CDS encoding NADPH:quinone reductase, producing the protein MKAVSYTSTGDSDVLTLGERPEPHPGAGEVRVRIHVSGVNPTDWKARQGAGPAELPRPQVPNQDGAGVVDEVGDGVTGLRPGDRVWVWDAAYQRPDGTAQELVVLPEDHVVPLPEGVSFDVGASLGIPALTAHRALTAYEQAPGELAPGSLDGRTVLVQGGAGAVGHAAIQLAVWAGATVIATVSSHEKAELARAAGAHHVVNYREPDTAEAIGALAPRGVDIIVEVNATANAELDAKVAAGNATIAVYADAPGSTEVTMPIRPSMQKNLRWQFVLTYTVAPAAKAAAVRAVSAAVAAGALPVGTEHGLPLTRFPLEETAKAHDAVKDGAVGKVLIDVA; encoded by the coding sequence ATGAAGGCTGTCAGCTACACCTCGACCGGCGACTCCGACGTGCTCACCCTCGGCGAGCGCCCCGAACCGCACCCCGGCGCGGGCGAGGTGCGGGTCCGCATCCACGTCTCCGGGGTCAACCCGACCGACTGGAAGGCGCGCCAGGGCGCCGGCCCGGCGGAGCTCCCCCGCCCCCAGGTGCCGAACCAGGACGGCGCGGGCGTGGTCGACGAGGTCGGCGACGGGGTCACCGGGCTGCGGCCGGGCGACCGGGTCTGGGTGTGGGACGCCGCGTACCAGCGCCCGGACGGCACGGCCCAGGAGCTCGTCGTCCTCCCGGAGGACCATGTCGTGCCGCTGCCGGAGGGCGTGAGCTTCGACGTCGGCGCCTCGCTCGGAATCCCGGCCCTCACCGCGCACCGCGCGCTCACCGCATACGAGCAGGCGCCGGGCGAACTCGCGCCCGGGTCGCTGGACGGCCGCACGGTGCTCGTCCAGGGCGGCGCCGGCGCGGTGGGCCACGCCGCGATCCAGCTCGCCGTGTGGGCGGGCGCCACCGTGATCGCGACCGTCAGCAGCCACGAGAAGGCCGAGCTGGCGCGCGCGGCCGGCGCGCATCACGTCGTGAACTACCGCGAGCCGGACACCGCCGAGGCGATCGGGGCCCTGGCGCCGCGGGGCGTCGACATCATCGTGGAGGTCAACGCCACCGCGAACGCCGAGCTCGACGCGAAGGTCGCCGCCGGCAACGCCACGATCGCCGTCTACGCGGACGCGCCGGGGTCGACCGAGGTGACGATGCCGATCCGGCCGTCGATGCAGAAGAACCTCCGCTGGCAGTTCGTCCTCACCTACACGGTCGCGCCGGCCGCGAAGGCGGCCGCCGTCCGCGCCGTCTCGGCCGCGGTCGCGGCGGGGGCGCTCCCGGTCGGCACGGAGCACGGCCTCCCGCTCACCCGCTTCCCGCTGGAGGAGACGGCGAAGGCCCACGACGCCGTGAAGGACGGCGCCGTGGGCAAGGTACTCATCGACGTGGCGTGA
- a CDS encoding MFS transporter, which produces MSTSGESCPTLARPAIATGSVAVSAPRRRSFRLRPTAAFAGTALAFVAVALAVGAPSPLFVLYQQEWGFPSWLLTVAFAIYAVTLLITLLVAGSLSDHIGRRPVLVGALALQVAAMLMFLFSRDIGAIIAARSVQGVATGAAMSTFTAALVELAPERQKKLGATIGSTAPVGGIALGAFFTGLAVQFTSQPTTLVFVTLALLFVAGILVVLASPETVAARPGALRSLTPRLFIPRAARGEYVAALPLFLATWMLAGLFIGLSPSILHGVFHLDSGILNGAIVAVPPAVGAIAGLVLTRAPARTTTIWSMAAIMLGIALTAVGIAAGLLPVLFAGAVVAGAGFGAGFSAMLRIIAPLAPNDQRAELFAGVFLVSYLAYGVPALAAGELIGVIGILPTALGYAAAIAAAAAVAMVVQIVRLARTVRGDAEAAAQPELTPRR; this is translated from the coding sequence ATGTCCACTTCAGGGGAAAGCTGCCCGACCCTCGCCCGACCGGCGATCGCGACCGGCTCGGTCGCCGTGAGCGCGCCCCGGCGGCGTTCGTTCCGGCTCCGTCCGACCGCCGCCTTCGCCGGCACCGCCCTGGCGTTCGTCGCCGTTGCGCTCGCCGTCGGCGCGCCCAGCCCGCTGTTCGTCCTGTACCAGCAGGAGTGGGGCTTCCCGTCCTGGCTGCTGACCGTGGCGTTCGCGATCTACGCGGTGACGCTGCTCATTACGCTGCTGGTCGCCGGCTCGCTGTCGGACCACATCGGCCGCCGCCCCGTCCTGGTCGGTGCGCTCGCGCTGCAGGTCGCCGCGATGCTGATGTTCCTGTTCTCGAGGGACATCGGCGCGATCATCGCGGCCCGCTCGGTGCAGGGTGTGGCCACCGGCGCGGCGATGAGCACGTTCACGGCCGCGCTGGTCGAGCTCGCGCCCGAGCGTCAGAAGAAGCTCGGTGCGACGATCGGCTCGACGGCCCCGGTCGGCGGGATCGCGCTCGGCGCGTTCTTCACCGGTCTGGCAGTCCAGTTCACCTCCCAGCCGACCACGCTCGTCTTCGTCACCCTGGCGCTGCTGTTCGTCGCCGGGATCCTCGTGGTGCTCGCCTCCCCGGAGACCGTGGCCGCGCGTCCCGGCGCTCTCCGCTCGCTGACCCCGCGGTTGTTCATCCCGCGCGCGGCTCGCGGCGAGTACGTGGCGGCGCTCCCGCTGTTCCTGGCGACCTGGATGCTCGCCGGGCTGTTCATTGGGCTATCCCCGTCGATCCTGCACGGCGTCTTCCACCTGGACTCCGGCATCCTGAACGGCGCCATCGTGGCCGTTCCTCCCGCGGTCGGCGCGATCGCCGGCCTCGTGCTGACCCGCGCGCCCGCCCGGACGACCACCATCTGGTCGATGGCGGCGATCATGCTCGGGATCGCGCTGACGGCGGTCGGGATCGCCGCCGGCCTCCTGCCCGTGCTGTTCGCCGGCGCCGTGGTCGCGGGCGCCGGCTTCGGCGCCGGGTTCTCGGCGATGCTGCGGATCATCGCGCCGCTCGCCCCCAACGATCAGCGCGCCGAGCTCTTCGCCGGCGTGTTCCTGGTGAGCTACCTCGCCTACGGCGTCCCGGCGCTGGCGGCGGGGGAGCTGATCGGGGTGATCGGGATCCTGCCGACCGCTCTCGGTTACGCGGCGGCCATCGCCGCGGCCGCCGCCGTCGCGATGGTGGTGCAGATCGTGCGGCTGGCGCGCACCGTGCGTGGCGACGCGGAGGCCGCCGCGCAGCCGGAACTCACGCCACGTCGATGA
- a CDS encoding TetR/AcrR family transcriptional regulator yields MTTTTPSKRTGGRSAAVIHSVRTAVEELVREKGPERVTVPMVAERAGVNPTSIYRRWGDLPTLINDIATYHLDPERPLADRGDLRADLTDWARDIVAHFRKPVNAALLRGGASAAGERTSDCLRNRRTEAGMLLARHPETSVTEDDVMDVVIAPIVYRVIFQPWMLDDSTADDVVARLFQPGAGSGLGSDEPASAE; encoded by the coding sequence ATGACTACGACCACACCGTCGAAGCGGACGGGCGGACGCAGCGCCGCGGTCATCCACAGCGTGCGCACCGCCGTCGAGGAGCTCGTCCGCGAGAAGGGCCCCGAGCGCGTGACCGTCCCGATGGTCGCCGAGCGCGCGGGCGTCAACCCGACCAGCATCTACCGGCGCTGGGGCGACCTCCCGACCCTCATCAACGACATCGCCACGTACCATCTCGACCCCGAGCGGCCGCTCGCCGACCGTGGCGACCTGCGCGCCGACCTCACCGACTGGGCGCGCGACATCGTCGCCCACTTCCGCAAGCCGGTGAACGCCGCCCTGCTGCGCGGCGGTGCGAGCGCTGCGGGCGAGCGCACCTCCGACTGCCTCCGCAACCGGCGCACGGAGGCCGGCATGCTGCTCGCGCGGCACCCGGAGACCTCGGTCACCGAGGACGACGTGATGGACGTCGTCATCGCCCCCATCGTCTACCGCGTCATCTTCCAGCCCTGGATGCTCGACGACTCCACCGCGGACGACGTGGTCGCGCGGCTGTTCCAGCCCGGCGCCGGCTCCGGCCTCGGCTCCGACGAGCCGGCGTCCGCGGAGTAG
- a CDS encoding AzlC family ABC transporter permease, translated as MARRPRTAQERAAARSGWAVGVATALYGISFGALATASGLDVWQACVLSLVMFSGGSQFALIGVLASGGVAAGGTAIASAALLGVRNSFYALRLSRIIGPGFWRRSAATQLTIDESTAVATAQTEPRAQRIGFWVTGLVVYLGWNLMTLAGALLGNLIGDVKAYGLDAAAAAAFLGLLWPRLKARQTQAVAVAAGFVATLLTPFLMPGLPVLAAAVAAIVFGVLDLFGRGDDRPHPDPIPMEREVEP; from the coding sequence ATGGCACGCCGCCCACGAACCGCACAGGAGCGCGCGGCCGCCCGCTCGGGTTGGGCGGTCGGCGTCGCGACGGCTCTGTACGGCATCTCGTTCGGGGCGCTCGCGACCGCGTCCGGCCTCGACGTCTGGCAGGCGTGCGTCCTCAGCCTGGTCATGTTCAGCGGCGGCTCGCAGTTCGCGCTGATCGGCGTCCTCGCGTCCGGCGGCGTCGCCGCCGGCGGCACGGCCATCGCGTCGGCCGCCCTCCTCGGCGTCCGGAACTCCTTCTACGCGCTGCGGCTGTCGCGCATCATCGGACCCGGATTCTGGCGCCGCTCCGCCGCCACCCAGCTCACCATCGACGAGTCCACCGCGGTCGCCACCGCCCAGACCGAGCCGCGCGCTCAGCGCATCGGGTTCTGGGTCACCGGGCTCGTCGTCTACCTCGGCTGGAACCTCATGACCCTCGCCGGGGCGCTCCTCGGCAACCTGATCGGGGACGTCAAGGCGTACGGCCTCGACGCGGCGGCGGCCGCGGCCTTCCTCGGGCTCCTGTGGCCCCGGCTGAAGGCCCGCCAGACGCAGGCGGTGGCCGTCGCGGCAGGGTTCGTCGCGACCCTGCTCACCCCGTTCCTGATGCCGGGGCTGCCGGTCCTGGCCGCAGCCGTGGCGGCGATCGTCTTCGGCGTCCTCGACCTCTTCGGGCGCGGCGACGACCGGCCCCACCCCGACCCGATCCCGATGGAGCGGGAGGTGGAGCCGTGA
- a CDS encoding AzlD domain-containing protein, translating into MTTWNIILLGSIAVLALKAAGWLVPPKALDHPTVARTSDLLTAALLAALICVQTFGAGQSLQLDARLPAVAIAAGLYALRVPFIVVVPAAAVVAALIRLLT; encoded by the coding sequence GTGACGACCTGGAACATCATCCTGCTCGGCTCCATCGCGGTGCTCGCGCTCAAGGCCGCCGGCTGGCTCGTCCCGCCCAAGGCGCTCGACCACCCCACGGTCGCCCGCACCAGCGACCTGCTCACCGCCGCGCTGCTCGCCGCGCTGATCTGCGTCCAGACGTTCGGCGCCGGGCAGTCGCTGCAGCTCGACGCCCGGCTCCCCGCGGTCGCGATCGCCGCCGGCCTGTACGCCCTGCGCGTCCCGTTCATCGTCGTGGTGCCGGCGGCCGCCGTGGTCGCGGCGCTCATCCGCCTCCTGACCTGA
- a CDS encoding DUF6328 family protein translates to MTQSGAADIDPEDDRPESATQRADRNWNEILQELRVTQTGTQLISGFLLAIAFQQRFGTLDAFQVGFYLVLVLLAAGATGLGLAPVALHRQLFRHHEKAQTVAIANRLLKITLALVALLTSGVVSFVFDVTLGPTAAILAGCGILLVLALLLLVFPARVLSRLRRRADADRPPVPGAPRP, encoded by the coding sequence ATGACGCAGAGCGGCGCGGCCGACATCGACCCGGAGGACGATCGTCCCGAGTCCGCCACGCAGCGCGCCGACCGCAACTGGAACGAGATCCTCCAGGAGCTGCGGGTGACGCAGACGGGCACTCAGTTGATCAGCGGCTTCCTGCTCGCCATTGCGTTCCAGCAGCGGTTCGGCACGCTGGACGCCTTCCAGGTGGGCTTCTACCTCGTCCTCGTCCTCCTCGCCGCCGGCGCGACAGGGCTCGGCCTGGCTCCCGTCGCCCTGCACCGGCAGCTGTTCCGGCACCACGAGAAGGCGCAGACCGTGGCGATCGCCAACCGTCTGCTGAAGATCACGCTGGCGCTCGTGGCGCTGCTGACGTCGGGAGTGGTCTCCTTCGTCTTCGACGTGACCCTCGGCCCGACGGCGGCGATCCTCGCCGGGTGCGGGATCCTGCTCGTGCTGGCGCTCCTGCTGCTGGTCTTCCCGGCGCGGGTGCTCAGCCGGCTCCGCCGACGCGCGGACGCAGATCGTCCACCAGTCCCTGGAGCGCCGCGTCCATGA
- a CDS encoding GntR family transcriptional regulator, whose protein sequence is MTLEELRARYPSLAADRRLLRNDVYQVLLVGILTGDLAPGERLKDGELTEALRVSRTPVREAISKLQQVGLIRTAPNRYTLVAPMEIKEILNVIGVMRLLFPTAIGEALHVVDVDMELELTVLAERLEREAEAPVVDAFQRATTVVLDAIPDRVLAESIEMLIPRFVRYVSLSPEGAEALSRQHVLDFARAMAHSEERAVDLMDAALQGLVDDLRPRVGGAG, encoded by the coding sequence ATGACCCTCGAAGAACTCCGCGCACGATACCCATCCCTCGCCGCCGATCGGCGCCTCTTGCGCAACGACGTGTACCAGGTCCTCCTGGTCGGCATCCTCACCGGCGACCTCGCTCCCGGCGAGAGACTGAAGGACGGAGAGCTCACCGAAGCCCTCCGCGTCTCCCGCACGCCGGTGCGGGAGGCGATCAGCAAACTCCAACAGGTCGGGCTGATCCGCACGGCCCCCAACCGCTACACGCTCGTCGCCCCGATGGAGATCAAGGAGATCCTCAACGTGATCGGGGTGATGCGGCTCCTCTTCCCGACGGCGATCGGCGAGGCCCTCCACGTCGTCGACGTCGACATGGAGCTCGAGCTGACCGTGCTCGCCGAGCGCCTGGAGCGCGAGGCGGAGGCCCCCGTCGTCGACGCCTTCCAGCGCGCGACCACCGTGGTGCTGGACGCGATCCCGGATCGGGTGCTCGCCGAATCGATCGAGATGCTCATCCCGCGCTTCGTCCGCTACGTGTCGCTGTCGCCCGAGGGCGCAGAGGCGCTCTCCCGGCAGCACGTCCTCGACTTCGCGCGGGCGATGGCCCACAGCGAGGAACGGGCTGTCGACCTCATGGACGCGGCGCTCCAGGGACTGGTGGACGATCTGCGTCCGCGCGTCGGCGGAGCCGGCTGA
- a CDS encoding GntR family transcriptional regulator, with product MPMPTDHVARISLSEEAYVRIEAAIMDGTLEPGERLRDSDLVEWLGISRTPIRHALDRLAEQGLIEMERNRYTRVSEFDITGVLESVHVAADLWSGAALHGIPAWDEEDDELTGDIQTELVAAATEDDTVRFITVFEHLVVAFARIEGNDVRIRTLGNVLPQVRRLGRKLHGRLDPLVVSRFTRDLREATLRRDGRAAVLVIDGYVSRIGEVLASL from the coding sequence ATGCCAATGCCCACCGATCACGTCGCGCGGATCTCGCTCTCCGAAGAGGCGTACGTCCGTATCGAAGCCGCCATCATGGACGGCACCCTCGAGCCGGGGGAACGCCTCCGCGACTCCGACCTCGTCGAGTGGCTCGGGATCTCGCGCACCCCGATCCGCCACGCCCTCGACCGCCTGGCCGAGCAAGGCCTGATCGAGATGGAGCGCAACCGCTACACGCGGGTCTCCGAGTTCGACATCACCGGGGTCCTCGAGTCGGTCCACGTCGCCGCCGACCTGTGGTCGGGCGCCGCGCTGCACGGCATCCCGGCCTGGGACGAGGAGGACGACGAGCTGACCGGCGACATCCAGACCGAGCTGGTCGCGGCGGCGACCGAGGACGACACCGTCCGCTTCATCACGGTCTTCGAGCATCTCGTCGTCGCGTTCGCACGGATCGAGGGCAACGACGTGCGCATCCGGACGCTGGGCAACGTCCTCCCCCAGGTCCGCCGGCTCGGCCGCAAGCTGCACGGCCGGCTCGACCCGCTCGTGGTCTCGCGCTTCACCCGCGACCTCCGCGAGGCCACGCTGAGGCGGGACGGCCGCGCCGCGGTCCTGGTCATCGACGGCTACGTCAGTCGCATCGGCGAGGTCCTCGCATCCCTCTGA
- a CDS encoding sugar-binding protein, which translates to MRKIALATVAVAAAAALALSGCSSRDGSGTASTASGFAKDASIGVALPTKTSENWVLAGGLFTDGLKAAGFKGDVQYAGGSGVSDQQSQIQSMITNGAKVVIIGAVDGGQLAAQAKAAHDAGATVIAYDRLILNTKDVDYYVAYDNEKVGELQGQALVDGMKAKYPGKTKFNIELFSGSPDDANSKVFFDGAMKVLQPKIDDGTLKVVSGETDIKQTATQGWLPANAQTRMDTLLAKSYGSTELDGVLSPNDTLARAIITSVKGAGKPVPVVTGQDSEAESVKSIMAGEQYSTINKDTRNLVKQAIQMVKDLQAGKKPETNDDKSYNNGVKVVPAYLLKPVIVTKANAAEAYANDPTLEPLTK; encoded by the coding sequence ATGCGCAAGATCGCACTCGCGACAGTGGCTGTCGCAGCTGCCGCCGCGCTGGCCCTGTCCGGCTGCTCGAGCCGTGACGGCTCCGGCACCGCCTCGACGGCCTCCGGCTTCGCCAAGGACGCCTCCATCGGCGTCGCGCTCCCGACCAAGACCTCGGAGAACTGGGTGCTCGCGGGCGGCCTGTTCACCGACGGCCTCAAGGCCGCCGGCTTCAAGGGCGACGTGCAGTACGCGGGCGGCTCGGGCGTCTCCGACCAGCAGTCCCAGATCCAGTCGATGATCACCAACGGCGCCAAGGTCGTCATCATCGGCGCCGTCGACGGCGGCCAGCTCGCCGCGCAGGCCAAGGCCGCGCACGACGCCGGCGCGACCGTGATCGCCTACGACCGCCTCATCCTCAACACCAAGGACGTCGACTACTACGTCGCGTACGACAACGAGAAGGTCGGCGAGCTTCAGGGCCAGGCCCTCGTCGACGGCATGAAGGCCAAGTACCCGGGCAAGACCAAGTTCAACATCGAGCTGTTCTCGGGCTCGCCCGACGACGCCAACTCGAAGGTCTTCTTCGACGGCGCCATGAAGGTCCTGCAGCCGAAGATCGACGACGGCACGCTGAAGGTCGTCTCCGGTGAGACCGACATCAAGCAAACCGCCACCCAGGGCTGGCTGCCGGCGAACGCGCAGACCCGGATGGACACCCTGCTCGCCAAGAGCTACGGCTCGACCGAGCTGGACGGAGTCCTCTCGCCGAACGACACCCTCGCGCGCGCCATCATCACCTCGGTGAAGGGTGCGGGCAAGCCGGTCCCGGTCGTCACCGGTCAGGACTCCGAGGCCGAGTCGGTCAAGTCGATCATGGCGGGCGAGCAGTACTCGACCATCAACAAGGACACCCGCAACCTGGTCAAGCAGGCCATCCAGATGGTCAAGGACCTGCAGGCGGGCAAGAAGCCGGAGACGAACGACGACAAGTCGTACAACAACGGCGTCAAGGTCGTCCCGGCCTACCTCCTCAAGCCGGTCATCGTCACCAAGGCGAACGCGGCGGAGGCCTACGCCAACGACCCGACCCTGGAGCCGCTGACCAAGTAA